The Pirellulimonas nuda genome includes a region encoding these proteins:
- a CDS encoding AI-2E family transporter translates to MANESHSTAGGTGAPDVAALPRVSPSWGRIAKRALIWALFLLLIYATRDFFAIAFMTFLFSYLALSIVDRCVARLAPGSQSAGLRRLLTLAVFLVGPTLLLVVGALVMPSLVAECQHLAGWASRLSPESEAAQLMEKVVGPAEFRRTYGDASDERYQAAYGEFRDTGRRHTQAYLSFPKLEDWVEGGFHRQLAETQAGAARAGVLGEGVSSPAFVQWVRRSNRADVLGDEAAAAGPSSAGDEPPSADELLAKARHDPALLARLRQAWLDDTAHPATPAGVDEAAYRRQFRAFYEALRAKSPHSLPYSFDQFVSLQAARPQGAAAFAEALEGGAKKKRERSESELQADFEAAQSHRLFQSWWATSSLAKMTRQWIDANPASPSADYIEGILASLLNLPVGLASALLLSFFICIDFPTLRVASRRLRDTWLRDAYDEVVPALTRLGGIIAQAMRAQGGVALCNATILLVGLAAIGVEHAALLAAAAFVLCLVPTLGVLFAWALIGAIALIQPGGGLGLAMKASGVVMLVVVLETFVFSPRILGKLLDLHPVVSLAILPVAHYFFGVWGLILAVPVCVYLINDVIMMRSAGDPAKKTDTPA, encoded by the coding sequence ATGGCAAACGAGTCGCACAGCACCGCAGGCGGAACCGGCGCCCCCGACGTCGCGGCCCTCCCCCGGGTTTCTCCCTCCTGGGGGCGGATAGCGAAGCGGGCCCTGATCTGGGCCCTGTTCCTGCTGCTGATCTACGCGACACGCGACTTCTTCGCCATCGCCTTCATGACCTTCTTGTTTTCCTACCTGGCGCTCTCGATCGTCGACAGGTGCGTGGCTAGGCTTGCGCCCGGCTCGCAGAGCGCGGGCCTGCGCCGGCTGCTCACGCTCGCGGTCTTCCTGGTCGGCCCCACGCTGCTGCTGGTGGTGGGCGCGCTGGTGATGCCCAGCCTGGTGGCCGAGTGCCAACACCTGGCCGGGTGGGCCAGCCGCCTCAGCCCGGAGAGCGAGGCCGCGCAGTTGATGGAGAAGGTCGTGGGGCCCGCCGAGTTTCGCCGCACGTACGGCGACGCGTCCGACGAGCGTTACCAAGCGGCCTACGGAGAGTTCCGCGACACCGGGCGCCGGCACACCCAGGCGTACCTGAGCTTCCCGAAGCTCGAAGACTGGGTCGAGGGAGGGTTCCACCGCCAGCTCGCGGAGACGCAAGCCGGCGCGGCACGCGCCGGCGTGTTGGGGGAAGGGGTCTCAAGCCCCGCGTTCGTTCAGTGGGTGCGCCGGTCGAACCGGGCAGACGTGTTGGGGGACGAAGCGGCCGCCGCCGGGCCGTCGTCGGCGGGCGACGAGCCCCCCAGCGCGGACGAACTGCTGGCCAAAGCCCGTCACGACCCCGCCCTGCTCGCGCGGTTGCGGCAGGCCTGGCTGGACGATACCGCGCATCCCGCGACCCCGGCCGGCGTCGACGAGGCGGCCTACCGCAGGCAGTTCCGCGCCTTCTACGAGGCGCTGCGAGCTAAATCGCCTCACTCGCTCCCCTACTCGTTCGATCAGTTCGTCTCGCTACAGGCCGCTAGGCCGCAAGGCGCTGCTGCGTTTGCAGAGGCGCTGGAGGGGGGCGCCAAGAAGAAGCGCGAGCGGAGCGAATCGGAGCTCCAGGCCGACTTCGAAGCGGCCCAGTCGCACCGGCTGTTTCAGTCGTGGTGGGCCACGAGCTCGCTCGCCAAGATGACCCGTCAGTGGATCGACGCCAACCCCGCTAGTCCGAGCGCCGACTACATCGAGGGGATCCTCGCCTCGCTGCTGAACCTGCCGGTGGGGCTCGCCTCGGCGTTGCTGCTCAGCTTTTTCATCTGCATCGACTTCCCGACGCTCCGCGTCGCGAGCCGCCGGCTGCGCGACACGTGGCTCCGCGACGCCTACGACGAGGTGGTTCCCGCACTCACGCGGCTGGGGGGCATTATCGCCCAAGCGATGCGTGCTCAGGGGGGCGTCGCGCTGTGCAACGCCACGATCCTGCTGGTCGGCCTGGCGGCGATCGGGGTAGAGCACGCCGCGTTGCTGGCCGCGGCGGCGTTCGTCCTGTGCCTCGTGCCGACGCTGGGGGTGCTGTTCGCCTGGGCGTTGATCGGCGCCATCGCGCTAATCCAGCCGGGGGGCGGCCTCGGCCTGGCGATGAAGGCCTCGGGCGTGGTGATGCTGGTGGTGGTTCTCGAGACGTTCGTCTTCAGCCCCCGGATCTTGGGGAAGCTGCTCGACCTCCACCCGGTGGTCAGCCTGGCGATCCTGCCGGTGGCGCACTATTTCTTCGGGGTTTGGGGCCTCATCCTCGCGGTGCCGGTCTGCGTGTACCTGATCAACGACGTCATCATGATGCGTTCGGCGGGCGACCCCGCGAAGAAGACGGACACGCCGGCCTAA
- a CDS encoding MarC family protein, whose product MAEATVFLKIFIAIYVLVNPLEGVPVFLARTQSVSQAQRKKMASTAAIGVTVILLVALFIGRGLLALLGIGIGAFTVAGGIIIFLFALQMITGKIAQPDPGAGASPDSDSHFALVPLAIPLLAGPGPISSVIVYASKGPTDEGCSPVDYAILAGIIVVVGLATWLALRMAEWLRRVMGETGIEVSTRVSGILVAAIAVELIHSGLLKLFPGIAG is encoded by the coding sequence GTGGCCGAAGCGACCGTCTTCCTCAAGATCTTCATCGCGATTTACGTGCTCGTGAATCCGCTGGAAGGGGTCCCGGTGTTTCTGGCGCGGACACAGTCTGTGTCGCAGGCCCAGCGGAAAAAGATGGCCAGCACCGCGGCGATCGGCGTCACGGTGATCCTGTTGGTCGCGCTGTTCATCGGCCGGGGCCTGCTGGCGTTGTTGGGGATCGGCATCGGCGCGTTCACCGTCGCGGGGGGGATCATCATCTTCTTGTTCGCCCTGCAGATGATCACCGGCAAGATCGCGCAGCCCGACCCGGGCGCGGGGGCGTCGCCCGACAGCGATTCGCACTTCGCGCTGGTGCCGCTGGCTATCCCGCTGCTGGCCGGGCCGGGGCCGATCAGCAGCGTCATCGTCTACGCCAGCAAGGGCCCGACGGACGAGGGCTGCTCGCCGGTCGACTACGCGATCTTGGCGGGGATCATCGTCGTGGTCGGTCTGGCGACCTGGCTCGCGCTGCGGATGGCCGAGTGGCTCCGCCGGGTGATGGGAGAGACCGGCATCGAGGTGTCGACGCGGGTGTCGGGGATCCTGGTCGCCGCGATCGCCGTCGAACTGATCCACTCGGGGCTGCTGAAGCTCTTCCCGGGCATTGCCGGCTAG
- a CDS encoding DUF3302 domain-containing protein: protein MDAFDYFAFVVLAVLLATGVTIIVLLGSLPGAVAKSRNHPNASAINVASWISLVTLGALWPLALVWAYSGPTGGVPASEGRPAQ, encoded by the coding sequence ATGGACGCCTTCGACTACTTCGCCTTTGTGGTGCTGGCCGTGCTGCTGGCCACGGGGGTGACCATCATCGTCCTGCTGGGCTCTCTGCCGGGCGCGGTGGCCAAGAGCCGCAACCACCCCAACGCGTCGGCGATCAACGTAGCGAGCTGGATCAGCCTGGTCACCCTGGGCGCGTTGTGGCCGCTGGCGCTCGTCTGGGCCTACAGTGGCCCGACCGGCGGCGTTCCGGCTAGCGAGGGGCGGCCGGCACAATGA
- a CDS encoding HlyD family secretion protein, whose amino-acid sequence MIAFLTIIYTAVVVVVFRVLKVKPTPWPVALTITSGVLMLGTIVVLWTIAAPISTKAVVSRYVVPIVPYVKGQVVSIPALPNTPLHKGDVLYKVDPTPYQYAVDQAEAQLRSVKSNIVQLQAGIQVAEASVNAAQAGVTADKAAAQVAEAINKANPQAIAKLKLVEAQQQYEASQAKLAQARGNESQSRAALATAQDSVGVAEAQLASARFNLEQCTVRAPADGFITDWQIREGTFVTAMPFAAAGTFIDTTQTSIVAAFPAQMLVHVEPNQPVELAFKSRPGVLYRGEVDTVIQASGEGQFTTGGKLPSAAQVGSPGVLAVKIRLDPGVSVDELEMGSAGSVAIYTDWGKSLAMISKVTIRMKKWLYYLPIPGT is encoded by the coding sequence ATGATCGCCTTCCTCACCATCATCTATACCGCGGTCGTTGTCGTGGTGTTCCGTGTCCTGAAGGTGAAGCCGACCCCTTGGCCGGTCGCCCTCACCATCACCTCAGGCGTGTTGATGCTGGGGACGATCGTCGTGCTGTGGACGATCGCCGCCCCCATCTCCACCAAGGCGGTCGTGAGCCGCTACGTGGTGCCGATCGTGCCGTACGTGAAGGGGCAGGTTGTCAGCATCCCCGCGCTACCAAACACGCCTCTGCACAAGGGAGACGTCCTCTACAAGGTCGACCCCACCCCCTACCAGTACGCGGTCGACCAGGCCGAGGCGCAGCTGCGGTCCGTGAAGAGCAATATCGTTCAGCTCCAGGCCGGCATCCAGGTCGCCGAGGCGAGCGTCAACGCGGCCCAGGCGGGCGTCACTGCCGACAAGGCCGCGGCCCAGGTCGCCGAGGCCATCAACAAGGCGAACCCGCAGGCGATCGCCAAGCTCAAGCTGGTCGAAGCGCAGCAGCAGTACGAGGCGTCGCAGGCCAAGCTGGCGCAGGCCCGCGGCAACGAGAGCCAGTCGCGGGCGGCGCTCGCCACGGCCCAGGACAGCGTCGGCGTCGCCGAGGCTCAGCTCGCGTCGGCGCGGTTCAACCTGGAGCAGTGCACGGTCCGCGCGCCGGCCGACGGGTTCATCACCGACTGGCAGATCCGCGAAGGGACCTTCGTCACGGCGATGCCGTTCGCGGCCGCGGGCACGTTCATCGACACCACACAGACGTCCATCGTGGCCGCGTTCCCGGCGCAGATGCTGGTGCATGTCGAACCCAATCAGCCGGTGGAGCTCGCGTTCAAGAGCCGGCCGGGCGTGCTGTACCGGGGCGAGGTAGACACCGTGATCCAGGCGAGCGGCGAGGGCCAGTTCACTACGGGCGGAAAGCTGCCGTCGGCGGCGCAGGTGGGTTCGCCCGGCGTGCTTGCGGTGAAGATCCGGCTCGACCCGGGCGTGTCGGTCGATGAGCTAGAGATGGGGTCCGCCGGCTCGGTCGCTATCTACACCGACTGGGGCAAGTCGCTGGCGATGATCAGTAAGGTCACCATCCGCATGAAGAAGTGGCTCTACTACCTGCCGATCCCCGGTACCTGA
- a CDS encoding efflux transporter outer membrane subunit: protein MERRGASGSGIPLRHARARGRWGGAVCGVAAALLLATSGCTSLPQWLSNGLKVGPNYCKPAAPIESQWIDFERDPRVSEAPADLSAWWTIFNDPVLDGLIETAAQQNLTLREAGTRILQGQAVRGIAAGNLFPQAQQAYGGYDRVQASRTIANSPPDKHFDVWTGGFNLSWELDFWGRYRRALESADAVLDSTIEGYDNVLVLLLSDVATTYVQIRTLQEELRLLNENVAYQQESYRIASVQFDAGQANAADTLQTRNNIEQTQALIPPLEAALRQANNALCVLLGIPPRDLLPELGEGVIPVAPPNVALGIPAELLRRRPDIRQAERLVAAQSAQIGVAESELYPHFAINGALQWQSKNLSDLFTPASVGGSVGPSFVWNILNYGRIRNSIVQQEALFEQAAYAYQSTVLGAQREAEDAIVGFLKAQEQAESLTLAVRDIRELNQVLLTQANAGATDFDRVFVVQAQATAQMDNLATSRGSIALNLIRIYRALGGGWQIRLLPPPTGPELVAAPLVNPMEAGVEPTEPAPPTPDAEPIPPPGGAL, encoded by the coding sequence ATGGAACGTAGGGGGGCGAGCGGTTCGGGGATTCCCCTCCGGCACGCGCGTGCCCGCGGGCGATGGGGCGGCGCCGTCTGCGGCGTGGCCGCGGCGCTGCTGTTGGCGACCAGTGGATGCACCTCGCTCCCCCAGTGGCTGAGCAACGGCCTGAAGGTCGGCCCCAACTACTGCAAGCCCGCGGCGCCCATCGAGTCGCAGTGGATCGACTTTGAGCGCGACCCCCGCGTCAGCGAGGCGCCAGCCGACCTGAGCGCCTGGTGGACCATCTTCAACGACCCGGTCCTCGACGGCCTCATCGAGACCGCGGCCCAGCAGAACCTTACGCTCCGCGAGGCCGGCACGCGGATCTTGCAGGGCCAGGCGGTCCGCGGGATCGCCGCGGGCAACCTGTTCCCGCAGGCGCAGCAAGCGTACGGCGGCTACGACCGCGTGCAGGCCAGCCGCACCATCGCCAACTCCCCGCCAGACAAGCACTTCGATGTGTGGACCGGGGGCTTCAATCTTTCTTGGGAGCTCGACTTCTGGGGTCGCTACCGCCGGGCGTTGGAGTCGGCCGACGCCGTGCTCGACTCGACGATCGAGGGGTACGACAACGTGCTGGTGCTGCTGCTCTCCGACGTAGCGACGACCTACGTGCAGATCCGGACGCTGCAGGAAGAGCTGCGGCTTCTGAACGAGAACGTCGCCTACCAGCAGGAGTCGTACCGGATCGCCTCGGTCCAGTTTGACGCCGGGCAGGCCAACGCCGCGGACACGCTGCAAACCCGCAACAACATCGAACAGACGCAGGCGCTCATCCCCCCGCTGGAGGCCGCGCTGCGGCAGGCCAACAACGCGCTGTGCGTGCTGCTGGGGATCCCGCCGCGGGACCTGCTGCCCGAACTCGGCGAGGGCGTCATCCCCGTAGCGCCCCCCAACGTGGCGCTGGGCATCCCCGCCGAGCTGCTCAGGCGTCGGCCCGACATCCGTCAGGCGGAGCGCTTGGTCGCGGCGCAGAGCGCCCAGATCGGGGTCGCCGAGTCCGAGCTCTACCCCCACTTCGCCATCAACGGCGCGCTGCAGTGGCAGTCGAAGAACCTCAGCGACTTGTTCACCCCGGCCAGTGTCGGCGGATCGGTGGGGCCGTCGTTTGTGTGGAACATCCTCAACTACGGGCGGATCCGCAACTCGATCGTCCAGCAAGAGGCGCTGTTCGAGCAGGCCGCCTACGCCTACCAGAGCACGGTGCTGGGCGCGCAGCGAGAAGCAGAAGACGCCATCGTGGGGTTCCTCAAGGCGCAGGAGCAAGCCGAGAGCCTGACCCTGGCGGTGCGCGACATCCGAGAACTCAACCAAGTGCTGCTGACCCAGGCCAACGCCGGCGCCACGGACTTCGACCGCGTGTTTGTGGTCCAGGCCCAAGCGACCGCGCAGATGGACAACCTGGCGACCAGCCGGGGGTCGATCGCGCTCAATCTGATCCGCATCTACCGGGCCCTGGGGGGCGGGTGGCAGATCCGCTTGCTGCCGCCACCAACGGGTCCGGAGCTGGTCGCGGCGCCGTTGGTGAACCCGATGGAGGCCGGCGTCGAACCGACCGAGCCGGCGCCCCCAACGCCCGACGCAGAGCCGATACCGCCCCCAGGAGGCGCCCTGTGA
- a CDS encoding serine/threonine-protein kinase: protein MPQTCDPRGQLFVELAVRCGLIDAATASGVRSGVGDGGDSAADWLVDRGSLSANAAAALHRLVECHIESAGGSVDVALAAIAAAASPAPAAPSTAPDMDTATVGPNPAHDPLRTQPPAAAAVSRPAASESPLRFRRIRAHAQGGLGRVSLAEDRELGREVALKELLDHHADDQASRVRFLREASITGRLEHPGIVPVYGMGYFADGRPYYAMRMLRGRSLLDDIRDYHSEAGVRSRDHQLRLRQLLERFRAVCDAIQYAHQQGVVHRDLKPANIMSGEYGETLVVDWGLAKQSDDAADDPAATTASSSVVGVETLDGAVIGTPCYMSPEQAAGRLQAVGEASDIYSLGATLYHLLTGTAPLTDRDGGGSNRSVLERAIRGEVTPPRVVNPRVPKPLAAVCGKAMALNPADRYGSAADLARDVERWMADEPVSADRESLPQLVGRWARRHKALARAAAAALAAIVLIGAASAVMIGRAQDRVRDQQAMLGLFFEPPTEANVDRLLSLASASGAKQQEYEGRVASLVGDDLRAQLEAPRIDSDAAERFQASLASYQSLFSRHGSDAFRAQAPALNDALALRRADWNTLVDYAAGSPTASQRLPQGAAPAELVSVNERGLPTRRLQEGAGPEARRYAAPVPIKVEGGGQAGDTAVTATLEAGWRQASAVGLTFETDLGVRYDFLVTSPQFDSRDRSARAFKKLPPLADSAELMMHVRRDNSLLSSARVRAPDGPITLRAQRDGDRLQLEFNGSQRIAIEDPFYTPSATPDAISLMWPPGAALSLLQVSYKQAPPQEPSPMEEADRLYAAGRLVDAERAYAEIDGVEAAYKRAVCLEVTDYPSYLPALRAIVDNPDPNISPDALRWEVFAVLRLTVSLLEHGDLEEANLRIEDSADEIRANAQFIPEQDRRNLLAFLQQSGHAGQLAIGSQDDSSDLELALSLQALWGAAPADVRSTQLRLAQTHHVNGRYQEAAKLLTELLRQPEGMSELERVLIVSDLVHNYIVLNRLDVAQEVIKSELLAMGGQPLPGRLPLLLDRARVWLALGQPDAAAADLDAFLDGYDPQQTQHAHVALAALMRGVLHQRQGADAEAMRVWRSGLLQNWRGPAPDFSNIASATGVESAMLTESIDNDAILLCWTDALKAADIDQLLDVYVGGMSLGTVALRNVLETVDQDVVRRALLACHTDPRYRVTAEASAFRAVPSQVAAEAFAASFFTHALLESTFQGETLPEEFWGFAVSNFGDLIEGYRKRAIGAEDMKSIFNLWRSNRESEGWNRLRANPELSAPLKAGMGLVFGRADMRKGKSLATRFNLEYALQQQDVPDWLRSMAEAYLAELPAKE, encoded by the coding sequence ATGCCTCAAACCTGTGACCCCCGCGGCCAGCTCTTTGTCGAGCTGGCGGTCCGCTGCGGCTTGATTGACGCCGCGACGGCCAGCGGCGTGCGGTCGGGTGTGGGCGACGGCGGCGACTCGGCGGCAGACTGGTTGGTCGACCGCGGGAGCCTGTCGGCAAACGCCGCCGCGGCCCTGCACCGGCTGGTGGAGTGCCACATCGAATCGGCCGGCGGGAGCGTGGACGTCGCCCTGGCCGCGATCGCCGCTGCGGCGTCTCCCGCCCCGGCCGCCCCGTCGACGGCGCCCGACATGGATACGGCTACCGTCGGACCCAACCCCGCGCACGATCCGTTGCGGACCCAGCCGCCGGCGGCGGCAGCCGTGTCGCGGCCCGCGGCGAGCGAATCCCCGCTGCGGTTCCGGCGGATCCGGGCCCACGCCCAGGGTGGGTTGGGCCGGGTGTCTCTGGCAGAAGACCGCGAGCTGGGGCGCGAAGTAGCGCTCAAAGAGTTGCTGGACCACCACGCAGACGACCAGGCGAGCCGCGTCCGCTTCCTCCGCGAGGCGTCCATCACCGGCCGGCTCGAGCACCCGGGCATCGTGCCGGTGTACGGCATGGGCTACTTCGCAGACGGCCGCCCGTACTACGCCATGCGGATGCTGCGCGGCCGGAGCCTGCTGGACGACATCCGGGACTACCACAGCGAAGCGGGGGTGCGTTCGCGCGATCACCAATTGAGGCTGCGTCAGTTGCTGGAGCGGTTTCGTGCAGTCTGCGACGCGATCCAGTACGCGCACCAGCAGGGGGTGGTCCACCGCGACCTCAAGCCGGCCAACATCATGTCGGGCGAGTACGGCGAGACTCTCGTGGTCGACTGGGGGCTCGCGAAGCAGTCCGACGACGCCGCGGATGATCCGGCCGCTACGACGGCTTCGAGCAGCGTGGTGGGGGTCGAGACGCTCGACGGCGCCGTGATCGGCACCCCCTGCTACATGTCGCCCGAACAAGCGGCCGGCCGGCTGCAAGCGGTCGGCGAGGCGAGCGACATCTACAGCCTGGGCGCCACGCTCTACCACCTGCTCACCGGCACAGCGCCGCTGACCGACCGCGACGGGGGCGGGAGCAACCGCTCCGTGCTGGAACGCGCGATCCGCGGCGAGGTGACCCCGCCGCGCGTGGTGAACCCACGCGTCCCCAAGCCGCTGGCGGCGGTGTGCGGCAAGGCGATGGCGCTCAACCCGGCGGACCGCTACGGCTCCGCCGCGGACTTGGCCCGCGACGTCGAGCGCTGGATGGCGGACGAGCCGGTCTCCGCCGACCGTGAGTCGCTGCCGCAGCTCGTCGGGCGGTGGGCGCGGCGCCACAAGGCGCTGGCGCGGGCCGCCGCCGCGGCCCTGGCGGCGATCGTGCTGATCGGCGCCGCCAGCGCGGTGATGATCGGCCGCGCCCAAGACCGTGTGCGCGACCAGCAAGCGATGCTGGGGCTGTTCTTTGAACCCCCGACCGAGGCCAACGTCGACCGCCTGTTGAGCCTGGCGTCGGCGAGCGGGGCGAAGCAGCAGGAGTACGAGGGCCGGGTCGCGTCGCTGGTCGGCGACGACCTCCGCGCCCAGCTCGAGGCGCCCCGCATCGACAGCGACGCTGCCGAGCGCTTCCAGGCGAGCCTGGCGTCGTACCAGTCGCTGTTCTCGCGGCACGGCTCCGACGCGTTCCGGGCGCAGGCGCCGGCGCTAAACGACGCGCTGGCCCTGCGCCGCGCCGACTGGAACACGCTGGTCGACTACGCCGCGGGGTCGCCCACGGCGTCGCAGCGGCTCCCTCAGGGCGCGGCGCCGGCCGAACTGGTTTCCGTTAACGAGAGGGGACTCCCGACGCGTAGGCTCCAGGAAGGCGCCGGGCCCGAGGCCCGCCGGTACGCGGCGCCGGTGCCGATCAAGGTAGAGGGGGGCGGGCAAGCGGGCGACACGGCGGTTACCGCCACGCTGGAAGCGGGGTGGCGGCAGGCGAGCGCCGTCGGGCTGACCTTCGAGACAGACCTGGGCGTCCGCTACGACTTCCTGGTCACCTCGCCCCAGTTCGACTCTCGCGATCGCTCTGCACGCGCCTTCAAGAAGCTGCCCCCGCTTGCCGACTCGGCCGAGCTGATGATGCACGTCCGCAGGGACAACTCGCTGCTGAGCTCTGCACGCGTCCGGGCGCCGGACGGGCCGATCACGCTGCGCGCCCAGCGGGACGGCGACCGGCTGCAGCTCGAGTTCAACGGGTCGCAGCGGATCGCGATCGAGGACCCCTTCTACACGCCCAGCGCGACGCCGGACGCGATCTCGCTGATGTGGCCCCCCGGCGCGGCGCTGAGCCTGCTGCAAGTCAGCTACAAGCAGGCGCCGCCGCAAGAGCCTTCCCCCATGGAAGAAGCAGACCGGTTGTACGCCGCCGGGCGGCTGGTCGACGCAGAGCGGGCGTACGCCGAGATCGACGGCGTCGAGGCCGCTTACAAGCGGGCCGTGTGCCTGGAGGTCACCGACTACCCCAGCTACCTCCCGGCGCTGCGTGCGATCGTAGACAACCCCGACCCGAATATCAGCCCCGACGCGTTGCGGTGGGAGGTGTTTGCCGTGCTCCGGCTAACGGTGTCGCTGCTGGAGCACGGCGACCTCGAAGAGGCCAACCTGCGGATCGAGGATTCTGCCGACGAGATCCGCGCCAATGCCCAGTTCATCCCCGAGCAGGACCGCCGCAACCTGCTGGCGTTCCTCCAGCAATCGGGGCACGCCGGACAGCTCGCTATCGGCTCGCAGGACGACAGCAGCGACCTGGAGCTTGCGCTGAGCCTGCAGGCCCTGTGGGGCGCCGCGCCGGCCGATGTCCGCAGCACCCAGCTCCGGCTCGCGCAGACCCACCACGTCAACGGGCGCTACCAGGAGGCGGCCAAGCTGCTCACCGAGCTGCTCCGTCAGCCCGAGGGGATGTCGGAGCTCGAACGCGTGCTGATCGTCAGCGACCTGGTGCACAACTACATCGTGCTCAATCGGCTGGACGTTGCGCAAGAGGTGATCAAGAGCGAGCTGCTGGCGATGGGGGGGCAGCCGCTGCCCGGCAGGCTCCCGCTGCTGCTGGACCGCGCCCGCGTCTGGCTGGCCCTCGGCCAGCCAGACGCGGCGGCCGCGGACCTCGATGCGTTCCTCGACGGCTACGACCCGCAACAAACCCAGCACGCCCACGTGGCGCTCGCCGCGTTGATGCGCGGCGTGCTGCACCAGCGGCAAGGCGCCGACGCCGAGGCGATGCGGGTCTGGCGTTCCGGGCTGCTGCAGAATTGGCGCGGACCGGCGCCCGACTTCTCCAACATCGCCTCCGCGACCGGCGTCGAGTCGGCGATGCTCACCGAGTCGATCGACAACGACGCGATCTTGCTCTGCTGGACCGACGCGCTCAAGGCCGCGGACATCGACCAATTGCTCGACGTCTACGTCGGCGGCATGAGCCTCGGCACGGTGGCCCTCAGGAACGTCCTGGAGACGGTCGACCAAGACGTGGTCCGGCGCGCGCTGCTGGCCTGCCACACCGACCCAAGGTACCGCGTCACGGCCGAAGCGTCGGCCTTCCGCGCGGTCCCTTCTCAGGTCGCGGCCGAGGCGTTCGCCGCTTCGTTCTTCACCCACGCGTTGCTGGAATCGACCTTTCAGGGCGAGACGCTGCCGGAAGAGTTCTGGGGGTTCGCGGTTTCCAACTTCGGCGACTTGATCGAGGGCTACCGCAAGCGGGCGATCGGCGCGGAAGACATGAAATCGATCTTCAACCTCTGGCGATCCAACCGCGAGAGCGAGGGGTGGAACCGGCTGCGCGCCAATCCAGAGCTGTCGGCGCCGCTCAAGGCGGGCATGGGGCTCGTGTTCGGGCGTGCCGATATGCGGAAGGGCAAATCGCTCGCCACGCGGTTCAACTTGGAGTACGCCCTGCAGCAGCAGGACGTGCCGGACTGGCTGCGGTCCATGGCCGAAGCGTACCTGGCGGAGCTGCCGGCCAAAGAGTAG